From Anopheles coluzzii chromosome 3, AcolN3, whole genome shotgun sequence, the proteins below share one genomic window:
- the LOC120957982 gene encoding DDB1- and CUL4-associated factor 13: MKVKVITRNPDRYVRETKQDIHKSFRNYDREVHPFQSTREYVRALNATKLERVFAKPFVGNLDGHRDGVAVISKNFAKISLIASGAYDGDVKLWYVADKSCMMNINAHVGYCRGIAFSSDESSLITIGDDKKIMTWNFNINGTGVDIVKPANMIITKTVLASLSHSYEGPNFATSGETCHIWDESRNEPLKELKWGVDLLQDIKYNPIETTLLAACGSDRGIILYDQRETKPIRKIVMTLRSNQLSWNPMQAFYFTVANEDYNLYTYDIRRFTNPLKIHHGHVGPVTSVDYAPTGREFVSGSYDKTIRIFDAAKANSREIYHTKRMQHVTCVNWSMDNKYIFSGSDEMNIRVWKANAAEKLGSLQMREKNAFNYNTVLKEKYAAHPSVKRIAQHRQVPKMVYNQQAKIRTAKLKNKRKEENKRQNSKPDSIPYVAEAKTKVVRSDH, from the coding sequence ATGAAAGTTAAAGTTATTACAAGGAATCCTGACCGATATGTCCGTGAGACTAAACAAGATATTCACAAGTCTTTCCGTAATTATGATAGAGAAGTACACCCATTTCAAAGCACAAGGGAGTACGTGCGTGCTTTGAATGCTACCAAACTGGAAAGAGTATTTGCGAAGCCTTTCGTCGGTAATCTTGATGGTCATCGTGATGGCGTTGCAGTCATATCTAAGAACTTCGCTAAAATATCTCTTATTGCAAGTGGTGCTTACGACGGCGATGTCAAGCTGTGGTATGTGGCTGATAAATCATGTATGATGAATATTAATGCCCATGTCGGATATTGTCGAGGAATTGCATTCAGCTCCGACGAATCCAGCCTAATTACGATTGGCGACGATAAGAAAATTATGACATGGAATTTCAATATCAACGGCACAGGAGTTGATATTGTTAAGCCAGCGAACATGATAATAACTAAAACAGTTCTAGCATCGCTATCGCACAGCTACGAGGGGCCTAACTTTGCAACGAGTGGAGAAACTTGCCATATCTGGGACGAAAGTCGCAACGAACCTTTGAAGGAACTAAAATGGGGTGTAGATTTGCTGCAAGACATTAAGTACAATCCAATCGAAACAACACTTCTTGCGGCATGTGGTTCGGATCGAGGGATAATATTATATGATCAACGTGAAACAAAACCCATCCGGAAAATAGTGATGACTCTACGTTCTAATCAGCTTTCGTGGAATCCAATGCAAGCATTTTATTTCACTGTAGCTAACGAGGACTACAATCTTTACACGTACGATATTAGGCGGTTCACAAACCCGTTAAAAATACACCATGGCCACGTAGGTCCAGTTACATCGGTCGATTATGCTCCTACTGGAAGAGAGTTTGTTTCCGGAAGCTATGATAAAACCATTCGTATATTTGACGCAGCTAAGGCTAATAGTAGAGAAATATACCACACAAAACGCATGCAACACGTCACGTGCGTCAACTGGAGTATGGATAATAAATACATATTCTCCGGATCCGATGAGATGAATATTCGTGTATGGAAGGCAAATGCAGCCGAAAAACTGGGATCATTACAAATGCGTGAAAAGAATGCATTTAACTACAATACTGTGCTAAAGGAAAAATATGCAGCTCATCCATCTGTGAAACGTATCGCCCAGCATCGTCAAGTACCGAAAATGGTTTACAATCAACAGGCTAAAATTCGTACTGCCAAGCTTAAGAataaaaggaaggaagaaaacaaacgccAAAATTCGAAGCCTGATAGTATACCTTACGTAGCAGAGGCTAAAACAAAGGTTGTTAGATCTGACCACTAG